Proteins encoded together in one Catellatospora citrea window:
- a CDS encoding ABC transporter permease, whose translation MTAVLRRSPLLLPLLGTVLVLAVATDSFLAGANIENVLVAAAIVALPGLAMTFCLAMGEFDLSIGSTVSLAGVVCCSAIIAGQPAPVAMGIALAVGAAIGLANGLVITKLGVTPFIATLATLVIVRGLSLAYSDGHDQIVSSAALKYLVGGRPLGVPMPIVLAVVATAAGWWAMNRTRFGRWVCAIGSNREAARVSGLPVDRVRIAVYVLVGVAGAGWGLLISSQLQKGNGQLGMGFELDAITVVVIGGTALLGGRASIVGTVLGAVLIETIRNGLNLLNTPPAYQRISVGLLLIAALAIKGIRRAEARTMPVPAPEAAR comes from the coding sequence ATGACCGCCGTGCTGCGCCGCTCGCCCCTGCTGCTGCCGCTGCTCGGCACCGTGCTCGTGCTCGCGGTCGCCACCGACAGCTTCCTGGCCGGCGCGAACATCGAGAACGTGCTCGTCGCCGCGGCCATCGTGGCCCTGCCCGGCCTGGCCATGACGTTCTGCCTCGCCATGGGGGAGTTCGACCTGTCGATCGGCTCGACGGTCTCCCTCGCCGGGGTCGTGTGCTGCAGCGCCATCATCGCCGGGCAGCCCGCGCCCGTGGCGATGGGCATCGCGCTGGCCGTCGGTGCGGCGATCGGACTGGCCAACGGCCTGGTCATCACGAAACTCGGCGTCACCCCGTTCATCGCGACGCTGGCGACGCTGGTCATCGTGCGCGGGCTGTCGCTGGCCTACTCCGACGGCCACGACCAGATCGTCAGCTCCGCCGCGCTGAAGTACCTCGTCGGCGGCCGGCCGCTCGGCGTGCCGATGCCCATCGTGCTGGCCGTCGTCGCGACCGCCGCCGGCTGGTGGGCCATGAACCGGACCCGGTTCGGTCGCTGGGTCTGCGCCATCGGCTCCAACCGGGAGGCCGCCCGCGTGTCCGGCCTGCCCGTCGACCGCGTCCGCATCGCCGTCTACGTCCTGGTCGGCGTCGCCGGGGCCGGCTGGGGCCTGCTCATCTCCAGCCAGCTGCAGAAGGGCAACGGCCAGCTCGGCATGGGCTTCGAACTCGACGCGATCACCGTCGTCGTCATCGGCGGCACCGCCCTGCTCGGCGGCCGCGCGTCGATCGTGGGCACCGTGCTGGGCGCGGTGCTGATCGAGACGATCCGCAACGGCCTCAACCTGCTCAACACGCCCCCGGCATACCAGCGCATCAGCGTCGGACTGCTGCTCATCGCCGCGCTCGCGATCAAAGGCATCCGCCGCGCCGAGGCCCGAACCATGCCCGTCCCGGCACCGGAGGCCGCCCGATGA
- a CDS encoding ABC transporter permease, giving the protein MKSSTSLGSLWDTWGITAILVLLLAVAPVLTPDFFSLDNAQSVLRESAYLGIVAAGMTFAVASGAFDLSVGGQLALCSVVSLIGFAAGGTALAIVAALATGLACGLLNASLITRLSVPPFVATLGTLFVFRGVSYILTQDGPKTLPYDQIGSPFVKIGGLNVAGVPVPFVIMVGVFAAAWLLLRRTATGRRVLAYGSSPEAARFCGISATRLRLFVFALVGVSVGIATLTYITRVWTADGSAQDGFELKVIAAVVLGGTSLKGGKATLIGTFSAVLLISVLNDMLVSEGVPSAYQRIVLGGVLIVALTIDGLRTRFAAPGSLRRAISGGRTPQPGPAR; this is encoded by the coding sequence ATGAAGAGCTCGACCTCGCTCGGGTCCCTCTGGGACACCTGGGGGATCACCGCGATCCTGGTGCTGCTGCTCGCGGTCGCCCCGGTGCTGACGCCCGACTTCTTCAGCCTGGACAACGCGCAGTCGGTGCTGCGCGAGAGCGCCTACCTCGGCATCGTCGCGGCCGGTATGACGTTCGCCGTCGCCAGCGGGGCGTTCGACCTGTCGGTGGGCGGGCAGCTGGCGCTGTGCAGCGTGGTGTCGCTCATCGGCTTCGCCGCCGGCGGCACCGCCCTGGCGATCGTGGCGGCGCTGGCCACCGGGCTGGCCTGCGGGCTGCTCAACGCGAGCCTGATCACCCGGCTGAGCGTGCCGCCGTTCGTGGCCACCCTCGGCACGCTGTTCGTGTTCCGCGGCGTGTCCTACATCCTCACCCAGGACGGGCCCAAGACCCTGCCGTACGACCAGATCGGCTCCCCGTTCGTGAAGATCGGCGGGCTCAACGTAGCGGGCGTGCCGGTGCCGTTCGTCATCATGGTCGGCGTGTTCGCCGCGGCGTGGCTGCTGCTGCGGCGCACCGCGACCGGCCGCCGGGTGCTCGCCTACGGATCCTCGCCCGAGGCGGCGAGGTTCTGCGGCATCTCGGCGACCCGGCTCCGACTGTTCGTGTTCGCCCTGGTCGGAGTGAGCGTCGGCATCGCCACGCTGACCTACATCACCCGGGTGTGGACCGCGGACGGCTCGGCCCAGGACGGGTTCGAGCTGAAGGTGATCGCCGCCGTGGTGCTCGGCGGCACCAGCCTCAAGGGCGGCAAGGCCACGCTGATCGGCACGTTCTCCGCGGTGCTGCTGATCAGCGTGCTCAACGACATGCTCGTCAGCGAGGGCGTCCCGTCGGCATACCAGCGCATCGTGCTCGGCGGCGTGCTGATCGTCGCGCTGACCATCGACGGGCTGCGGACCCGGTTCGCCGCACCCGGATCGCTGCGGCGGGCGATCTCCGGCGGCCGAACACCCCAGCCGGGCCCAGCCCGGTGA
- a CDS encoding substrate-binding domain-containing protein produces the protein MKSRILVSLAVAGALVTAGCSDSNAPSDNQNGSDKVVVGFSVYDMQYEFFQKMEQGTREAATAKGWEFKLHDEKSDENEMVTGAQALIDQGVDVLIISPFKPSALGPIIAKAKAKGVPVIVDDIGGGGAPYDAIVISDNAGGGKLAAEFMAKQIAANGKTGKNVASITCEPSAVYAARRNAGFKAEIEKQGFKVVAELSGNSKAEEGYKVMKDILAKNPDVAGVFSCNDPMGVAAANAVKDAGKDPVKDIVTVGFNADPEAITAIKANGLAATVAQDPAAMGALTVKLADQALAKTALTFDNAAEREVYNPVQLISKENVDTVK, from the coding sequence GTGAAGAGCAGGATCCTTGTTTCGCTCGCCGTGGCGGGCGCGCTGGTCACGGCGGGCTGTTCGGACTCGAACGCGCCGTCCGACAACCAGAACGGCTCCGACAAGGTCGTCGTCGGCTTCTCCGTGTACGACATGCAGTACGAGTTCTTCCAGAAGATGGAGCAGGGCACCCGGGAGGCCGCCACGGCCAAGGGCTGGGAGTTCAAGCTGCACGACGAGAAGAGCGACGAGAACGAGATGGTCACCGGCGCGCAGGCGCTCATCGATCAGGGCGTCGACGTGCTCATCATCAGCCCGTTCAAGCCCAGCGCGCTCGGCCCGATCATCGCCAAGGCCAAGGCCAAGGGTGTGCCGGTGATCGTCGACGACATCGGCGGCGGCGGCGCGCCGTACGACGCGATCGTCATCTCCGACAACGCCGGCGGCGGCAAGCTCGCTGCCGAGTTCATGGCCAAGCAGATCGCCGCCAACGGCAAGACCGGCAAGAACGTCGCCTCGATCACCTGCGAGCCGTCGGCCGTCTACGCCGCCCGCCGCAACGCGGGCTTCAAGGCCGAGATCGAGAAGCAGGGCTTCAAGGTCGTCGCCGAGCTGTCCGGCAACTCCAAGGCGGAGGAGGGTTACAAGGTCATGAAGGACATCCTGGCCAAGAACCCCGACGTCGCCGGCGTGTTCTCGTGCAACGACCCGATGGGCGTCGCCGCCGCCAACGCGGTCAAGGACGCCGGCAAGGATCCGGTCAAGGACATCGTCACCGTCGGTTTCAACGCCGACCCCGAGGCGATCACCGCCATCAAGGCCAACGGCCTGGCCGCCACCGTCGCGCAGGACCCGGCCGCGATGGGCGCGCTGACCGTCAAACTCGCCGACCAGGCCCTGGCCAAGACCGCCCTCACCTTCGACAACGCGGCCGAGCGTGAGGTCTACAACCCCGTGCAGCTGATCTCCAAGGAGAACGTCGACACGGTCAAGTGA
- the rhaI gene encoding L-rhamnose isomerase: MKDHAAVKAALRAMRIETPSWAYGNSGTRFKVYAQAGVPRDAYEKVADAAMVHRLTAAAPSVALHIPWDRVDDYADLARFAADQGIRIGAINPNVFQENDYKLGSVCHPDPGVRRKAVDHLLECVDIMDATGSQVLSLWFADGTNYAGQDSIAARQDRLADALREVYDRLGPDQRMLVEYKLFEPHFYSMDVPDWGTSYAHCVALGDKAQVLVDTGHHAPGTNIEFLVTVLLRFGKLGGFHFNSRNYADDDLMVGAADPFQLFRIAHELVRADAIRPDSGVEYMLDQCHNLEAKVPALIRSVLNVQEAVAKALLVDADALATAQQAGDVLGAHGVLMDAFSTDVRPLLAELRTELGVDPDPIAAYHASGYQQQIETARTGGQQAGWGA, translated from the coding sequence ATGAAAGACCACGCCGCCGTCAAAGCCGCCCTGCGCGCCATGCGCATCGAGACGCCATCGTGGGCGTACGGGAACTCGGGCACGAGATTCAAGGTGTACGCGCAGGCCGGGGTGCCCCGCGACGCGTACGAGAAGGTCGCCGACGCGGCGATGGTGCACCGCCTGACCGCCGCCGCGCCCAGCGTGGCGCTGCACATCCCCTGGGACCGGGTCGACGACTACGCCGATCTGGCCCGCTTCGCCGCCGACCAGGGCATCCGCATCGGCGCGATCAACCCCAACGTGTTCCAGGAGAACGACTACAAACTGGGCAGCGTCTGCCACCCGGACCCCGGCGTACGCCGCAAAGCCGTCGACCACCTGCTCGAATGCGTCGACATCATGGACGCCACCGGCTCGCAGGTGCTGTCGCTGTGGTTCGCCGACGGCACCAACTACGCCGGACAGGACTCCATCGCCGCCCGCCAGGACCGGCTCGCCGACGCGCTGCGCGAGGTCTACGACCGGCTCGGCCCCGACCAGCGCATGCTCGTGGAGTACAAGCTGTTCGAGCCGCACTTCTACAGCATGGACGTGCCCGACTGGGGCACCTCCTACGCGCACTGCGTCGCCCTGGGCGACAAGGCGCAGGTGCTCGTCGACACCGGCCACCACGCGCCCGGCACCAACATCGAGTTCCTGGTGACCGTGCTGCTCCGGTTCGGCAAGCTGGGCGGCTTCCACTTCAACAGCCGCAACTACGCCGACGACGACCTCATGGTCGGCGCGGCCGACCCGTTCCAGCTGTTCCGCATCGCGCACGAACTGGTCCGCGCCGACGCGATCCGCCCCGACTCCGGCGTCGAGTACATGCTCGATCAGTGCCACAACCTGGAGGCTAAGGTCCCGGCACTGATCCGCTCGGTGCTCAACGTGCAGGAGGCGGTCGCCAAGGCGCTGCTGGTCGACGCCGACGCGCTCGCCACCGCCCAGCAGGCCGGCGACGTGCTGGGCGCGCACGGGGTGCTGATGGACGCGTTCAGCACCGACGTCCGGCCGCTGCTGGCCGAGCTGCGTACCGAACTCGGCGTCGACCCCGACCCCATCGCCGCCTACCACGCCAGCGGATACCAGCAGCAGATCGAAACCGCCCGCACCGGCGGACAGCAGGCAGGGTGGGGGGCATGA
- a CDS encoding bifunctional aldolase/short-chain dehydrogenase produces MTTDHDSATPARLVDRSRRLGADPRNTNYGGGNTSAKGPGRDPVTGQDVPLLWVKGSGGDLGTLTEPGLAVLRLDRLHALAQTYPGVEREDEMVAAFDYCLHGRGGAAPSIDTAMHGLVDAPHVDHLHPDSGIALATAADGPELTRRCFGDRVVWVPWRRPGFQLGVDIAAVRRANPQAIGVILGGHGITAWGDTSDECEANSLEIIRVAEKFLAEHGRPEPFGPVRDGYQPLPVEQRHQRAGELAPLLRGLASTDKPQVGHYTDTDTVLDFLARERHPQLAALGTSCPDHFLRTKVRPMVLDLPPTAPLEQTAARLRELHTAYRADYTRYYDEHAEPGSPTMRGADPAVVLVPGVGMFTFGATKQTARVAGEYYVNAINVMRGAEAVSRYAPIDEREKFRIEYWALEEAKLARLPKPKPLATRIALVTGGGSGIGRAIAHRLAAEGACVVVADRDADAAQRVAAEIGGTDVAIGVHADVTDAAAVRDLVRSACLAFGGVDLVVNNAGLSISKPLLDTTEADWDLQHDVMAKGSFLVAKEAARVLIAQGMGGDLVYIASKNSVFAGPNNVAYSAAKAAQAHQVRLLAAELGAHGIRVNGVNPDGVVRGSGIFAGGWGAQRAAVYGVAESELGAYYAKRTLLGREVLPEHVANAVFVLTAGELSHTTGLHIPVDAGVAAAFLR; encoded by the coding sequence ATGACGACCGACCACGACAGCGCTACGCCCGCGCGGCTGGTGGACCGATCCCGCCGGCTGGGCGCCGACCCGCGCAACACCAACTACGGCGGCGGCAACACCTCCGCCAAGGGGCCGGGCCGCGACCCGGTGACCGGTCAGGACGTACCCCTGCTGTGGGTGAAGGGATCCGGCGGCGACCTGGGCACCCTGACCGAACCGGGCCTGGCCGTGCTGCGCCTGGACCGGCTGCACGCCCTGGCGCAGACCTACCCCGGCGTCGAGCGCGAGGACGAGATGGTCGCCGCGTTCGACTACTGCCTGCACGGCCGCGGCGGCGCGGCCCCGTCGATCGACACCGCGATGCACGGGCTCGTCGACGCCCCACACGTCGACCACCTGCACCCCGATTCCGGTATCGCGCTGGCCACCGCCGCCGACGGCCCCGAGCTGACCCGGCGGTGCTTCGGCGACCGGGTGGTCTGGGTGCCGTGGCGGCGTCCCGGATTCCAGCTCGGCGTGGACATCGCCGCCGTCCGGCGGGCCAACCCGCAGGCCATCGGCGTCATCCTCGGCGGGCACGGCATCACCGCCTGGGGCGACACCAGCGACGAATGCGAAGCCAACTCCCTGGAGATCATCCGGGTGGCGGAGAAGTTCCTCGCCGAACACGGCCGCCCGGAACCGTTCGGACCCGTGCGGGACGGCTACCAGCCCCTGCCCGTAGAACAGCGGCACCAGCGGGCGGGTGAGCTCGCCCCGCTGCTGCGCGGCCTGGCCTCCACCGACAAGCCGCAGGTCGGCCACTACACCGACACCGATACCGTGCTGGACTTCCTGGCCCGGGAACGCCACCCGCAGCTCGCCGCGCTCGGCACGTCCTGTCCCGACCACTTCCTGCGCACCAAGGTCCGCCCGATGGTGCTGGACCTGCCGCCGACCGCGCCGCTCGAGCAGACTGCCGCCCGGCTGCGCGAACTGCACACCGCCTACCGCGCCGACTACACCCGCTACTACGACGAGCACGCCGAACCCGGCTCGCCGACGATGCGGGGCGCAGACCCCGCCGTCGTACTGGTGCCGGGCGTCGGCATGTTCACCTTCGGCGCGACCAAGCAGACCGCCCGGGTCGCGGGGGAGTACTACGTCAACGCGATCAACGTGATGCGCGGCGCGGAGGCGGTGTCCCGCTACGCCCCGATCGACGAGCGGGAGAAGTTCCGGATCGAGTACTGGGCGCTGGAGGAGGCCAAACTCGCCCGCCTGCCGAAGCCGAAGCCGCTGGCCACGCGGATCGCACTGGTCACCGGCGGCGGCTCGGGCATCGGCCGCGCCATCGCCCACCGCCTCGCGGCCGAGGGCGCCTGCGTGGTGGTCGCCGACCGCGACGCCGACGCCGCACAGCGGGTCGCGGCCGAGATCGGCGGCACCGACGTCGCGATCGGCGTCCACGCCGACGTCACCGACGCCGCCGCCGTGCGCGACCTGGTACGCAGTGCCTGCCTGGCCTTCGGCGGCGTCGACCTCGTCGTCAACAACGCCGGCCTGTCGATCTCCAAACCGCTGCTGGACACCACCGAGGCGGACTGGGACCTGCAGCACGACGTCATGGCCAAGGGCTCGTTCCTGGTCGCCAAGGAGGCCGCCCGGGTCCTGATCGCCCAGGGCATGGGCGGCGACCTCGTCTACATCGCCAGCAAGAACAGCGTCTTCGCGGGCCCGAACAACGTCGCCTACAGCGCGGCCAAGGCCGCCCAGGCGCACCAGGTGCGGCTGCTCGCCGCCGAACTCGGCGCGCACGGCATCCGCGTCAACGGCGTCAACCCCGACGGCGTCGTACGCGGATCAGGCATCTTCGCCGGGGGCTGGGGCGCGCAACGGGCGGCCGTCTACGGCGTGGCCGAATCCGAACTGGGCGCCTACTACGCCAAACGCACCCTGCTCGGGCGGGAGGTGCTGCCCGAACACGTGGCCAACGCCGTCTTCGTCCTCACCGCCGGGGAACTGTCCCACACCACCGGCCTGCACATCCCGGTCGACGCCGGAGTCGCCGCGGCGTTCCTGCGCTGA
- a CDS encoding rhamnulokinase: MSRPQSVTVAAADLGASSGRVMLARVGRDVLELTEVHRFPNEPIQLGGTLHWDVLALYRGVLDGLRAAGRAARAGGTPRQGLDGIGIDSWAVDYGLLDATGALIGNPISYRDRRTEGVMERVHEQLGVARLYTITGLQNLPFNTIYQLAAAHGTPAAAAARRMLLLPDLLAYWLTGRQGTELTNASTTGLLDARSGTWSTELIAALGWDQQLFAPLRRPGDTIGPLTVDVAAHTGLDPTVPVLAVGSHDTASAVVGVPAGDERFAYISCGTWSLVGLELSEPVLTEASRKAGFTNEAGLDGTVRYLRNVMGQWLLQESMRTWQAHGEPADLAALLAEAAAQPGFVSVVDPDDPVFLPPGDMPARVADYCRRIGQPVPASRAAMVRCILESLALAHARAVRQAQDLAGHPVDVVHLVGGGSRNELLCQLTADACGLPVTAGPVEATALGNALVQARALGAITGELRDLRTLLHRHVTPRRYLPRSGQSATAWAGLAARLAG, translated from the coding sequence ATGTCCCGACCGCAGTCCGTGACCGTGGCGGCGGCAGACCTGGGCGCCTCCAGCGGCCGGGTGATGCTCGCCCGCGTCGGCCGCGACGTGCTCGAACTGACCGAGGTCCACCGCTTCCCCAACGAACCGATCCAGCTGGGCGGCACCCTGCACTGGGACGTGCTGGCCCTCTACCGCGGGGTGCTCGACGGGCTGCGGGCCGCCGGCCGCGCAGCCCGTGCCGGCGGCACCCCGCGGCAGGGCCTGGACGGCATCGGCATCGACTCATGGGCGGTGGACTACGGCCTGCTCGACGCGACCGGTGCGCTGATCGGCAACCCGATCAGCTACCGCGACCGGCGCACCGAAGGGGTCATGGAACGGGTCCACGAACAGCTGGGCGTGGCACGCCTCTACACGATCACAGGGCTGCAGAACCTGCCCTTCAACACGATCTACCAGCTGGCGGCGGCCCACGGCACACCGGCGGCCGCCGCCGCCCGCCGTATGCTGCTGCTGCCCGACCTGCTGGCCTACTGGCTGACCGGCCGGCAAGGCACGGAACTGACCAACGCGTCCACGACCGGACTGCTCGACGCGCGCAGCGGCACCTGGTCGACGGAGCTCATCGCCGCGCTGGGCTGGGACCAGCAGCTGTTCGCGCCACTTCGCCGGCCCGGCGACACGATCGGCCCGCTCACCGTGGACGTGGCCGCACACACCGGCCTGGACCCCACCGTGCCGGTGCTCGCGGTCGGCTCCCACGACACCGCCTCGGCCGTGGTCGGGGTGCCCGCAGGTGACGAACGGTTCGCCTACATCTCCTGCGGCACGTGGTCACTGGTCGGGCTGGAGCTGAGCGAACCGGTGCTGACCGAGGCGAGCCGGAAGGCGGGTTTCACCAACGAGGCCGGCCTCGACGGCACCGTGCGCTACCTGCGCAACGTGATGGGACAGTGGCTGCTGCAGGAGTCGATGCGCACCTGGCAGGCACACGGTGAGCCCGCGGACCTTGCGGCGTTGCTGGCCGAGGCGGCCGCCCAGCCGGGCTTCGTGAGCGTCGTCGACCCGGACGACCCGGTCTTCCTGCCGCCGGGCGACATGCCCGCCCGGGTCGCCGACTACTGCCGACGGATCGGTCAACCGGTGCCCGCCTCACGGGCGGCCATGGTGCGGTGCATTCTGGAGAGCCTCGCGCTCGCGCACGCCCGCGCCGTACGCCAGGCGCAGGACCTGGCCGGTCACCCGGTGGACGTCGTGCACCTGGTCGGCGGAGGTTCGCGCAACGAACTGCTCTGCCAGCTCACCGCCGATGCCTGCGGCCTACCGGTGACGGCCGGACCGGTGGAGGCGACGGCGCTCGGCAACGCGCTGGTGCAGGCGCGCGCCCTCGGCGCGATCACCGGGGAACTCCGGGACCTGCGCACCCTGCTCCACCGGCACGTCACGCCGAGGCGATACCTGCCGCGATCCGGTCAGAGCGCGACAGCGTGGGCCGGCCTGGCGGCGCGCCTGGCCGGTTGA
- a CDS encoding LacI family DNA-binding transcriptional regulator — protein METTSIKEVARQAGVSLGTVSNVLNRPHLVADTTRQRVLEAIRELGYVRNDSARQLRAGRSRTIAIVVLDVSNPFFTDVIRGAEEAIDAAGAVAVVCNSGQSAARERRHLELLEEQRVQGVLITPVDGGRDSQLVNLIKRGVPVVLVDRGIWQSDRCSVAVDDVLGGRIAGQHFRELGHDHVAFVGGPLSIPQVADRQRGFESVLSGVRVRTFLTPELTVAAGRQAGHALADLAAPDRPTAVFCANDLLALGLLQEMTQRGINVPDEVAILGYDDIDFAAAAAVPLSSVRQPREHLGRAAAELLLEETRSPDTHAHRNLVFHPELVARKSTARPGR, from the coding sequence ATGGAGACGACGAGCATCAAGGAGGTCGCACGTCAGGCCGGCGTCTCGCTGGGCACCGTCAGCAACGTGCTGAACCGGCCGCACCTCGTGGCCGACACGACGCGGCAGCGCGTGCTGGAGGCCATCCGCGAACTCGGCTACGTCCGCAACGATTCCGCACGTCAGCTGCGCGCCGGCCGGAGCCGCACGATCGCCATCGTCGTGCTGGACGTCTCGAACCCCTTCTTCACCGACGTGATCCGCGGCGCCGAGGAGGCCATCGACGCCGCCGGCGCGGTGGCCGTCGTCTGCAACAGCGGCCAGAGCGCCGCCCGCGAGCGCCGGCACCTCGAACTGCTCGAGGAGCAGCGCGTGCAGGGCGTGCTCATCACCCCGGTCGACGGCGGGCGGGACTCTCAGCTGGTCAACCTCATCAAGCGCGGGGTGCCGGTGGTGCTGGTCGACCGCGGCATCTGGCAGTCGGACCGGTGCTCCGTCGCGGTGGACGACGTCCTCGGCGGACGGATCGCCGGGCAGCACTTCCGCGAGCTCGGCCACGATCACGTCGCGTTCGTCGGGGGCCCGCTGAGCATTCCCCAGGTCGCCGACCGGCAGCGCGGCTTCGAGTCGGTGCTGTCCGGCGTCCGGGTGCGCACCTTCCTGACCCCCGAGCTGACCGTCGCGGCCGGACGGCAGGCAGGACACGCGCTCGCGGACCTGGCCGCGCCTGACCGGCCGACGGCGGTGTTCTGCGCCAACGATCTGCTGGCGTTGGGGCTGCTGCAGGAGATGACGCAGCGCGGGATCAACGTGCCCGACGAGGTCGCCATTCTCGGCTACGACGACATCGACTTCGCCGCGGCCGCGGCGGTGCCCCTGTCGTCGGTTCGCCAGCCTCGCGAGCACCTGGGCCGGGCCGCTGCCGAGCTGCTCCTGGAGGAGACCAGGTCCCCCGACACGCACGCGCACCGAAACCTGGTGTTCCATCCGGAGCTGGTGGCACGCAAGTCGACGGCCCGCCCCGGGCGCTGA
- a CDS encoding cysteine hydrolase family protein, producing the protein MPQQALLVMDVQRSIVARYPDPGYLPRLGAAIDAARAAGLPVIYVVVGFRPGQPEISVRNKMFGRLAGVAMPAGDEGTQIHPDVAPAQGDIIVTKRRVSAFAGSDLDMVLRAGGIEHLVLTGIATSGVVLSTLRQAADLDFALTVLADGCLDNDPEVHRVLTEKVFPVQADVTTVADWAAATSAALW; encoded by the coding sequence ATGCCCCAGCAGGCGCTTCTGGTGATGGACGTCCAGCGTTCCATCGTGGCGCGGTACCCCGATCCGGGCTATCTGCCTCGCCTCGGCGCTGCGATCGACGCGGCCCGGGCCGCCGGCCTGCCGGTGATCTATGTGGTCGTCGGCTTCCGCCCCGGGCAGCCCGAGATCAGCGTCCGCAACAAGATGTTCGGCAGGCTCGCGGGGGTCGCGATGCCCGCCGGCGACGAGGGCACCCAGATCCACCCCGACGTGGCGCCCGCCCAGGGCGACATCATCGTCACCAAGCGGCGGGTGAGCGCGTTCGCGGGTAGCGACCTGGACATGGTCCTGCGTGCCGGCGGCATCGAACACCTCGTCCTCACCGGCATCGCGACCAGCGGCGTGGTGCTGTCCACCCTGCGCCAGGCCGCCGATCTCGACTTCGCGCTCACCGTCTTGGCCGACGGCTGCCTCGACAACGATCCCGAAGTGCATCGGGTCCTCACCGAGAAGGTGTTCCCGGTCCAGGCGGACGTGACGACCGTGGCCGACTGGGCGGCGGCCACTTCCGCGGCGCTGTGGTGA